In Paenibacillus sp. FSL R7-0345, a single window of DNA contains:
- a CDS encoding diacylglycerol kinase family protein yields MEQAMIIVNPTSGKEEGAGYVQLAMDILAEQGYTVTVMETQKEGDATIFSTTACKQGFSLVVSIGGDGTLHEVINGLSGEPDCPKLGIIPLGTVNDFARAIGLSLNPEEAVRTLASPAARAVDVGRLNGRLFINVVAAGAIAESVSAVTSEDKSRLGSLAYFRKGLKELTGNTPNHLTITHDGQVWEGDSPLFIAALTNSVGGFERLAPGAAVDDGLIHCFVIKDLTILSTLSVSISLLLGNLKNHKEVVYFTARSVSVESAAPMRTNVDGEEGPALPVRLSVLPRHIRVVVPEEEHG; encoded by the coding sequence ATGGAGCAGGCTATGATTATTGTGAATCCAACCTCCGGGAAGGAAGAAGGCGCAGGGTACGTCCAGTTAGCCATGGATATTTTGGCGGAGCAGGGGTATACGGTCACTGTGATGGAGACGCAGAAGGAAGGGGATGCTACCATTTTCAGTACTACTGCATGTAAGCAGGGCTTCAGCCTGGTGGTATCGATCGGCGGGGATGGTACACTGCATGAGGTGATCAACGGGCTGAGCGGGGAGCCGGACTGTCCTAAGCTCGGGATCATTCCGCTGGGAACGGTTAATGATTTTGCCCGGGCGATCGGGCTTTCACTGAATCCTGAAGAAGCAGTCCGTACGCTTGCTTCCCCCGCTGCCCGCGCGGTCGATGTCGGACGGCTGAATGGACGGCTGTTCATCAATGTGGTAGCTGCCGGTGCCATTGCCGAGTCCGTATCTGCGGTAACCTCAGAAGATAAATCACGGCTCGGCTCGCTGGCTTACTTCAGGAAAGGGCTGAAGGAGCTCACAGGTAACACGCCTAACCATTTGACCATCACTCATGACGGCCAGGTATGGGAGGGTGACTCGCCGCTGTTTATTGCCGCCCTGACGAATTCGGTCGGCGGCTTTGAGCGGCTGGCTCCGGGCGCTGCCGTTGATGACGGCCTGATTCACTGCTTTGTCATCAAGGATCTGACAATCCTGAGCACTCTTTCCGTCAGCATTTCCCTGCTGCTGGGCAATCTGAAGAATCACAAGGAGGTTGTGTACTTTACAGCCCGCAGCGTGTCTGTAGAGTCCGCCGCCCCGATGCGGACCAACGTGGACGGCGAAGAAGGACCTGCACTGCCGGTGCGGCTCAGCGTCCTGCCGCGCCATATCCGGGTGGTCGTGCCTGAGGAAGAACACGGCTGA
- a CDS encoding DinB family protein has protein sequence MTHAKEVLANQLLAGANDPSWHLPFMQAVEGVTEEEAFWKPGAGLNSIAELTQHLLYWNKTWQTRYGAGRVDAVPPIGDNNNSFILPENVSFGELKSGLLEVLLNWQTLLAEDSLEAQVNGFPEPALWWEIISNAATHNAYHIGQIVYARKLQRQV, from the coding sequence ATGACTCATGCAAAAGAAGTATTAGCCAATCAATTGCTGGCCGGTGCCAATGATCCGAGCTGGCATCTGCCATTCATGCAGGCGGTGGAAGGGGTGACGGAAGAGGAGGCGTTCTGGAAGCCGGGTGCCGGCCTGAATAGTATCGCCGAGCTGACACAGCATCTGCTGTATTGGAATAAGACCTGGCAGACCCGTTATGGGGCCGGCCGGGTGGATGCCGTACCGCCCATAGGTGATAACAATAACAGCTTTATTCTGCCGGAGAATGTCTCCTTTGGTGAGCTGAAGAGCGGTTTGCTGGAGGTGCTGCTAAACTGGCAGACGCTGCTTGCCGAGGACAGCCTGGAAGCGCAGGTGAATGGTTTTCCGGAACCCGCGCTGTGGTGGGAGATTATCAGCAATGCCGCCACGCACAATGCTTATCACATCGGGCAGATTGTCTATGCCCGGAAGCTGCAGCGGCAGGTGTAG